The Geothrix sp. DNA segment TGGAGGCGGCGGGCAGCCAGCTCCCGCCCGTGCTTGGCCTCGTTCTCCACCATGTACCGGAAGAACCTGGCCGCATCGGGCGTGCGGTGCTGGTCCATCTGGGCCGCGAAGTCCTCGTAGCGTTCCTGCGCCTCGTCCTCGATGAGGATGGCCAGGTCGAGGGCATCCTTCAGGGAGAGGGTGGCGAAATCGATGCCGCGGATGGCCATGGTGACCTCCCTTACTTCTTGATGAAGAGGTCCAGGATGCGCTCCTTGGGGAGGGCATCCTTGGAAAGCAGGACCTGCCGCTCCTTCACCAGGTCGCCATAGGTCGGCGGGGGCTCGGGATTGCGGTAGAACACGCCGAGATGCAGCTTCTCGCCATAGTGCTGCGCGAGATCCATGGCCGCCAGGCGGTCGGCCGGGTTGTGCCCCAGGCTCGCCAGAGTCTCGCTGATGGCCTTGAGACCCTTGATCTGCTGGGCCTCCTCGCCGTAGGTGACGCAGGGGGACTGGATGTTCACGAAGGCGAAGCCGGGGTAGCGGATGGCCTCCTCGATGGTGGCGGCCATGCCCACGAGATCCGTGGGCGAGGCCTGGGCCACGAAGCCGGCGCCGTAGGCCAGCACGTAGAGCAGTGGATTCACCGGCTCCTCCAGGCTGCCGAACCGCGAGGTGCAGGTGACCCGGCCCTTCTGCGAGGTGGGGGAGAGCTGCCCCTTGGTGAGGCCGTAGATCTGGTTGTCCATCACGATGTAGGTGATGTCCATGTTGCGGCGGATGAGGTGCGCGATGTGCCCGCCGCCGATGGAGAAGCCGTCGCCATCACCGCCGGCGGCCAGCACCAGCAGGTCCGGGTTGGCCAACTTGATGCCCTGGGCGATGGGGAGGGAGCGGCCGTGGACGCTGTTGAAGCCGTAGGCCGTGGTGTAGCCGGGGATGCGGCTGGAGCAGCCGATGCCCGACACGAAGGCGATCTCGTGGGGCGGGCGGCCGACGGCGGCCAGGGCGCGATAGATGCCCTGCACCACGGAGAAGTCGCCGCATCCGGGGCACCAGATGGGCTTGAGGTCGCTCTTGTAGTCCTTGGGCTGGTATTCGCAGGTGCCGGTTGCGCTCATGGTCGACCTCACTCCTGGGGCTGAAGGTTGCCCTCGTGGCTGCGCTGCAGCTCCGAGACAAGGGTTTTGAGGGCCGCAACAATTTCGCTGGGCAGGAAGGGGTTCGCGCCGCTGCGGGCCAGGGGCTTCAGGCCCTTGGGCAGGTCGATGTGCATGCGCAGCAGCTTGAAGGTCTGCGCCAGGTGGGTCTGCTCGATGACGAGGCCCTTCTGCACGGAGGCGAAGAAGTCGTTGTAGACGCCCTCGGCCACGGGATAGAGCAGGTAGGGGACGAGGAGCTTGACGTCCAGCCCCTCGGCCTGGGCCATGGCCAGCGCCTCGCGGCAGACGCCGGCGATGCTGCCCCAGGCCACCATGGCGATGGGCGCGTTGGGGTTGCCCGTCACTTCGAACAGATCCTTGCGATCCTTCAGGGGCTCGAATTTCTTGGTGCGCTTGTCGTTCATGCGTGCGTGGACGGAGCCACTGTTGGTCGGCGCACCGGACTCCACATGCTCGATGCCGGAGGCCAGGTAGGTGCCGCCGATCATGCCCGGATGACTGATGGGGCTGATGTGGTTGTCGGTCTGCTTGAAGCGCTTGTAGTCCTGCAGATCCGCCCCGGCGGGAACGAGGCGGTTGATGATCTTGAA contains these protein-coding regions:
- a CDS encoding 2-oxoacid:ferredoxin oxidoreductase subunit beta, coding for MSATGTCEYQPKDYKSDLKPIWCPGCGDFSVVQGIYRALAAVGRPPHEIAFVSGIGCSSRIPGYTTAYGFNSVHGRSLPIAQGIKLANPDLLVLAAGGDGDGFSIGGGHIAHLIRRNMDITYIVMDNQIYGLTKGQLSPTSQKGRVTCTSRFGSLEEPVNPLLYVLAYGAGFVAQASPTDLVGMAATIEEAIRYPGFAFVNIQSPCVTYGEEAQQIKGLKAISETLASLGHNPADRLAAMDLAQHYGEKLHLGVFYRNPEPPPTYGDLVKERQVLLSKDALPKERILDLFIKK